The following proteins are co-located in the Bombus pyrosoma isolate SC7728 linkage group LG12, ASM1482585v1, whole genome shotgun sequence genome:
- the LOC122573323 gene encoding acyl-CoA Delta-9 desaturase-like gives MCTTTVTWYEEKKEANQTMEKDVEPLPLPVRTSASQRIIWRNVIGIIVLHFLAVYGFVSGYRDAKLWTWIWSFAYGVVAGLGITAGAHRLWAHKSYSAKIPLRIFLAYLYCMAGQTHFYKWIRDHRTHHRYTETNADPHDATRGFFFSHIGWLMVKRHPAVKEYGSKIDMSDITADPVIKFFDKYYEVIMVSLCFVLPILLPVFAWSETWFISVHAMLIRYVWSLHATFIVNSFAHMWGNRPYNRRVKPTENPTVSFFALGEGWHNYHHSFPWDYKAAELGAYGLNPTTGFIELMARLGLAYNLKTPKKELVDRTTLKKGDGTDSLWGHRRH, from the exons ATGTGTACCACCACGGTAACATGgtacgaagaaaagaaggaggcGAATCAGACGATGGAGAAGGACGTGGAACCGCTTCCACTGCCAGTACGAACCTCGGCCAGCCAACGGATAATATGGCGAAATGTGATTGGTATCATTGTGCTTCATTTCCTCGCCGTTTACGGTTTCGTGAGCGGTTATCGAGATGCCAAGCTTTGGACGTGGATTTGGA GTTTTGCGTACGGTGTCGTGGCTGGTTTGGGAATAACGGCAGGAGCTCATCGCCTGTGGGCGCATAAAAGTTATTCCGCCAAGATTCCTCTGCGAATATTTCTTGCTTACTTATATTGCATGGCTGGTCAG ACGCATTTTTATAAATGGATACGAGATCACAGGACGCATCACAGATACACAGAAACAAATGCAGACCCACACGACGCGACCCGtggatttttcttctctcatATCGGCTGGCTGATGGTTAAAAGGCATCCAGCCGTGAAAGAATACGGCAGTAAAATCGATATGAGCGACATCACTGCGGATcctgtaataaaattcttcgacaA GTATTACGAGGTCATCATGGTTTCGCTGTGCTTCGTACTGCCGATATTGTTGCCGGTGTTCGCGTGGAGCGAAACGTGGTTCATAAGTGTTCATGCGATGCTCATTCGCTACGTCTGGTCGTTGCACGCCACTTTTATCGTGAACAGTTTCGCCCACATGTGGGGAAATCGACCGTATAACAG GAGGGTCAAGCCAACGGAAAATCCAaccgtttctttcttcgcgcTGGGTGAAGGTTGGCATAATTACCATCATTCTTTCCCGTGGGATTACAAGGCTGCGGAACTGGGCGCATATGGCCTGAATCCTACCACCGGTTTTATAGAGCTGATGGCGCGCTTAGGCTTGGCGTACAATTTAAAAACACCGAAGAAAGAGCTGGTCGATC
- the LOC122573322 gene encoding uncharacterized protein LOC122573322 has protein sequence MSSLIVMHDSRIMLLEVAVKNLYMPWSDVFDSALMKKTVIMFRMLDDEWTTLSPNRRDYRSYRGSNYENEQFYGGRSVLFSVPETTFEEKMSGVDLQLYVYKGVSKYFELEPRRNFGFALVRMDDLFNGIIKDLCERKELEGYFSAALEREPISRSTRGTFVLLDEDLQATDATIELYIRISYLGKCIITEVHSPASIQTAFYAREETDNHYRYQFRELNTMDLESFCWGSLTIIPPLHPDNLICRCKDLMDKLVGVATQTKKARKRKRDKFDLMLRMANVQKLLALMKEMRKNRPDVMPPAETKKVCPPSPSPCICPTVCPPVCVYTMPSVCPNPCQQTAVYCLP, from the exons CTGTACATGCCATGGTCCGACGTGTTCGACTCTGCGCTTATGAAGAAGACCGTCATAATGTTTCGAATGCTGGATGACGAATGGACAACGTTATCGCCGAATCGACGAGACTATCGTTCGTATCGTGGCTCTAATTACGAGAACGAACAATTTTACGGCGGCAGATCCGTGCTGTTCTCCGTGCCGGAAACTACGTTCGAGGAGAAAATGTCCGGAGTAGATCTGCAGCTGTATGTGTACAAAGGAGTGTCCAAGTATTTCGAGCTGGAGCCACGACGGAATTTCGGATTCGCCCTCGTCAGGATGGACGATCTGTTTAACGGTATTATCAAGGACCTCTGCGAACGGAAGGAGCTGGAGGGTTATTTTTCTGCCGCATTGGAGCGGGAACCTATATCAAG GTCGACACGCGGCACGTTCGTTCTGCTGGATGAGGATTTACAAGCAACCGACGCCACCATCGAGCTCTACATACGCATCAGTTACTTGGGCAAATGCATCATAACCGAAGTACACTCCCCTGCGAGCATACAAACAGCATTCTACGCACGCGAGGAAACCGACAACCATTACCGATATCAATTCCGGGAATTAAATACCATGGATCTGGAATCCTTTTGTTGGGGCAGCTTGACGATCATCCCGCCCCTTCATCCTGACAATTTGATCTGTCGATGCAAAGATCTCATGGACAAATTAGTGGGAGTGGCGACGCAGACGAAAAAGGCGAGAAAACGCAAACGCGACAAATTCGATTTAATGCTCAGAATGGCTAATGTACAGAAACTATTGGCCTTGATGAAAGAGATGAGAAAAAATCGTCCAGACGTAATGCCGCCCGCGGAAACGAAGAAGGTTTGCCCACCGTCACCGTCACCGTGTATCTGCCCCACGGTGTGTCCACCTGTCTGCGTTTACACTATGCCCTCCGTTTGTCCCAATCCCTGTCAGCAGACGGCCGTTTACTGTCTACCATGA